TAATGACCTTGTGCTGATTGATGTGAATCAAGAAAAAGCTGAGGGTGAAGCTCTAGACCTCCTTGACGGCATCGCTTGGGGTCAAGAAAATGTAAATGTCAAATCAGGCGGCTATGAAGAATGTAAAGATGCAAATGTGGTTGTTATTACGGCAGGGATTAATCAAAAACCAGGACAAACACGTTTAGAGCTTGTAGATACAAATGCTAAAATAATGAAATCTATTGTGGACGAGGTCATGAAGTCTGGCTTTGACGGCGTCTTTGTTATTGCTTCTAACCCTGTAGATGTTCTGACTTACTGTGCTTGGAAAGCTTCAGGTTTACCAGCTTCTAGAGTTGTCGGAACAGGGACAACCCTAGATACGACACGTTTTCGTAAAGAACTCGCGACAAAACTTGAGATAGATCCTCGAAGTATCCACGGTTATATTATTGGTGAACATGGGGATTCAGAAGTTGCAGTGTGGTCGCATACGACGGTTGGTGGCAAACCAATTCTTGAATTTATCGTGCAAAATAACCGCTTAGAAGTTGCTGATTTACAAATTTTATCCGACAAGGTTAAAAATGCTGCTTATGAAATTATTGACCGCAAAAAGGCGACTTATTATGGTATCGGAATGAGCACAGCAAGAATAGTAAAAGCTATTCTTAATAATGAACAAGCAGTTCTTCCTGTTTCGGCATACTTAGAAGGTCAATATGGTGAAGAAGGCATCTTTACTGGTGTGCCATCAGTCGTAAACCAAACCGGTGTAAGAGAAATTATCGAATTAAATATTGATGCATATGAACGGAAAGCTTTTAAAAACTCCGTGAAACAGTTGCGTGAAGTGATTCAATCACTAGAAAGTCAAGAATGAATCTGATCATAGGAAAAAATGGTTTGTTGGGACGGGAACTTTGCTTACGACTTGAGGCAGAAAAAATTCCTTATCTCTCTACAGGATCACAAGAGTTAGATATCACCGATAAAGCTGCAGTAGATGCGTATTTTTCCCGCTATAAGCCACAAATTATTTATCTTTGCGCAGGCTATACTGCAGTCGAAAAAGCAGAACAAGAAGAGCGACATTTAGCTCATCAGGTCAATGCTGTCGGGACAGAAAATATCGCACAAGCTGCTGAGAAGGTGGGGGCATTATTACTCTATGTCTCCACTGACTATGTCTTCAGCGGCGACTTGGCGCTTGGAAAAGAGTGGGAAGTAGACGCTGTTCCACAACCGCAAACCCACTATGGTTATACCAAACTATTAGGCGAAAATGCTGTGCGGGAAAACACCACTAAACATTACATCATTCGTACAAGCTGGCTTTTTGGATGCTACGGTAATAATTTTGTCTCCACGATGAAAAAGAAAGCCAAGAATAAAGAAGATCAGGTAATCATGGTGGTCAATGATCAATTTGGTTGCCCCACTTGGACCAAAACATTGGCTGATTTCATGATTTACTTGGTGCAACATAAACCAGAATATGGTATTTATCATCTGTCCAACGCAAAAGCGGAAACAGAAAATCTTTCTTGGTTTGAATTTGCAAAATATATTTTGCGTAAAGAAAAAGTCAAGCTTTTGCCTCTTGCTACAGCAGAGCTTTCATCAAAGGTAAAACGCCCTTACAACTCCACATTGAGTTTAAAGAAAACAGAAGCCATTGGTTTTTCAGTGCCGACCTGGCAAGAGGCTTTAAATGCCATGCAGGGGTTAGAAGAAAATGGGGAATAGAAGATGGAGATTCTTATCATTTGTGTCTTATTAACTTTCCTTGTTTTTCAACTATTTTCTTTTTCTAAAACATCGGTTCTTCAAGAAAAAGCTGAAGAGAGAGAAGAATAATTCTTTAGTCGAAATATCTTTATTATTAAGAAAACACAGCGCCTCTTTCACGGACTGTGTTTTTTCTTTTTTTTAAATTAAATGGAGGAAGAAACACCCGAGCCTATTGACACGATAGAAATAATTTGATAAACTATATAAGTTCGGTCTTTTTAAAAAGACCTCATTAATTTGAAAGTGGGATTGAACAAACCCAAACTACAAATAAGGAGAAATTACATTATGGTAATGACAGACCCAATTGCAGACTTCCTCACACGTATCCGTAACGGAAACATGCGTCGTTTCGAAGTTGTTGAAGCACCTGCTTCAAAAATCAAACGTGAAATCGCAGAAATCCTCAAAGCTGAAGGTTATGTGAAAGACGTTGAGTACGTTGAAGATAACAAACAAGGTGTTATCCGTGTATTCTTGAAATACGGAAAAAACAACGAAAAAGTTATCACTAACTTGAAACGTATCTCTAAACCAGGTCTCCGTGTTTACGTTAAATCTGACGAAGTACCACGCGTACTTAACGGACTTGGTACAGCAATCATCTCAACATCTGAAGGCGTTGTAACTGACAAAGCTGCACGTTCTAAGAACATCGGTGGTGAAGTTCTTGCTTACATCTGGTAATCCTTTACCCGTAAGCTAAAAGTATTATAATTGTGAAAACAGGCAGTAGAAATACTCTTGATAATTTAACAGAAAAGGTAAAAAAACATGTCACGTATTGGTAATAAAGTCGTTGTTTTGCCAGCTGGTGTAACAGTTGAACAAAATGGCGCAACAGTAACAGTTAAAGGCCCTAAAGGCGAATTGACTCGTACATTTGCAGAAGCAATCACAATGGAAATCAATGGTTCTGAAGTAACATTCAAACGTCCAAATGATTCTAAAGAAATGAAAACTATCCACGGAACAACTCGTGCAAACTTCAACAACATGGTTGTTGGTGTTAGCGAAGGTTTCCGTAAAGAACTCGAAATGATCGGGGTTGGTTACCGTGCACAACTTCAAGGTTCAAAACTTGTATTGGCTGTTGGTAAATCTCACCCAGACGAAATCGAAGCTCCAGCAGGAATCACTTTTGAAGTTCCAGATGCTACACACATCAACGTTTCAGGTTCAGATAAAGAAGTAGTTGGTCAAACAGCTGCTTACATCCGTAGCCGTCGTTCACCAGAACCTTATAAAGGTAAAGGTATTCGTTACGTTGGCGAATTCGTACGTCGTAAAGAAGGTAAAACTGGTAAATAATCTCTTTGAGATTATGATCCGTCATTTGGTGAATGTAAGTTTGCCAAAATTCTGTACAGACAGAAACTTCCCGCTTGCATTTTTTGCAAGAAAATCGATGGCAGAAACTATCGAAATATAAAATATTTAAAGAGGTAGAATTGTGATTTCTAAACCAGATAAAAACAAACTCCGTCAAAAACGCCACATTCGCGTTCGCGGAAAAATCTCAGGTACTGCTGAGACTCCACGTTTGAACGTATTCCGTTCAAACACAAACATTTATGCACAAGTTATTGATGACGAAGCAGCTGTAACACTTGCATCTGCATCATCACTCAAATTGACTGGTACTAAAACAGAACAAGCTGCTGAAGTTGGTAAACTTGTTGCTGAAGCTGCTAAAGCTAAAGGCATCGAAGCAGTTGTATTTGACCGCGGTGGTTATCTCTATCACGGACGTATCCAAGCACTTGCAGAAGCTGCACGTGAAGCTGGATTGAAATTCTAAGGAAAGGGGTAATCATTAAAATGGCTAGAAACGAAGAAGTTAAAGAATTCGAAGAACGCGTTGTTGGAATTAACCGCGTTACTAAAGTTGTTAAAGGTGGACGTCGTCTCCGCTTTGCTGCACTTGTTGTAGTTGGTGACCGTAACGGTCGCGTAGGTTTCGGTACTGGTAAAGCTCAAGAAGTTCCAGAAGCAATCCGTAAAGCTATCGAAGCAGCTAAGAAAAACATCGTGACAGTTCCTATGGTAGGAACTACTGTACCTCACGAAGTACTTGGTGTATTCGGCGGTGGTAAAATCCTTATCAAACCAGCTGTAGAAGGTTCTGGAGTTGCCGCAGGTGGTGCCGTTCGTGCCGTCCTCGAACTCGCAGGTGTTGCTGACGTAACATCTAAATCATTAGGTTCAAACACAGCAATCAACGTTGTTCGTGCAACAGTTGAAGGTTTGCAACAATTGAAACGCGCTGAAGAAGTTGCGGAACTCCGCGGCAAATCAGTAAGCGATTTGGCATAAGGAGGATATCATGGCTCAAATCAAAATTACATTGGTAAAATCACCAATCGGCCGTATCCCTGCACAACGTAAAACTGTTGTTGCACTTGGCCTTGGTAAACTTGGTTCATCAGTTGTGAAAGAAGACAATGCAGCACTTCGCGGCATGGCTAACTCAATTTCACACTTGGTAACAATTGAAGAAGTTAAATAATAATTAAAAAAGTTCAGATTATCTGGACTTTTTTTCTGAGGAAATTGTAAAAATTTTCAAGATGTCCAATTAAATAAGTAAAAATGTACATTAAATTTTAAGGTATAATTGTTTTTAAATGTGAAAGGAAGAGAAGAATGAACAAACGAATTTTTGCACTTGCGACAGTAGCACTTGCATCAGTAATTGTACTTGCAGGTTGCGGAGGACGCAATACAGAAAGATCGCAAGGGAAAACAGACCTTAATGCAGCCTTAGTGTTAGGTAATGATGGGGTCGATGATCGCTCATTTAACCAATCCGCTTGGGAAGGTCTTCAAGCTTGGGGTAAAGACAACGGGCTTTCAAAGGGGAAAGGAATTAACTACTTCCAGTCTAACTCTCCAGCTGAATTCACTTCAAACTTTAATTCGGCCGTTTCAGGTGGTTATGATCTTGTGTTCAGTATCGGCTTTGTCTTGCACGAAGCAACTTCTCAAGCCGCACAAAATAATCCTGATACCAAATTTGCTGTTATCGATTCTGTCATCGAAGGTAAAGACAACGTTGTCTCTGCAACTTTTGCGGATCAACAGTCAGCTTACCTTGCAGGTGTTGCCGCAGCCAAAACAAGTAAAACGAACCATGTTGGTTTCATTGGTGGGATCAAGTCAGATGTGCTTGCCGCTTTTGAAACAGGGTTTACAGCGGGTGCCAAATCAGTATCGCCAGATATCAAAGTGGATGTACAATATGCGCAATCCTTCACAGATGCCGGTAAAGGTAAAACAATGGCTTCTGCAATGTACGCTAGCGGCGCGGATGTGATTTATCAAGCAGCGGGCAGTGTTGGAACAGGCTTGTTCACAGAGGCTAAGAATTTGAATGAAACAAGAAAAGAAGAAGACAAAGTCTGGGTTGTTGGTGTTGACCAAGACCAAGAATACTTGGGTGGCTATACATCAAAAGATGGTAAAAAATCAAACTTTGTCCTTGTTTCAACAGTCAAAGAAGTTGGAAACGCAGTGAAAGATATTGCCAATAGAACAGAAAAAGGAAAATTCCCTGGTGGTGAAAACCTCAAGTATGATCTTTCTAACGGTGGTGTAACGCTTGCTCGAGATAACGCTTCAGATGAGGCTTGGAAAGCAGTTGAAGCAGCAAAAGCTGATATTGTTTCAGGAAAAATTGAAGTTCCAGCAAAATAAATTA
This window of the Lactococcus garvieae subsp. garvieae genome carries:
- a CDS encoding BMP family lipoprotein, which codes for MNKRIFALATVALASVIVLAGCGGRNTERSQGKTDLNAALVLGNDGVDDRSFNQSAWEGLQAWGKDNGLSKGKGINYFQSNSPAEFTSNFNSAVSGGYDLVFSIGFVLHEATSQAAQNNPDTKFAVIDSVIEGKDNVVSATFADQQSAYLAGVAAAKTSKTNHVGFIGGIKSDVLAAFETGFTAGAKSVSPDIKVDVQYAQSFTDAGKGKTMASAMYASGADVIYQAAGSVGTGLFTEAKNLNETRKEEDKVWVVGVDQDQEYLGGYTSKDGKKSNFVLVSTVKEVGNAVKDIANRTEKGKFPGGENLKYDLSNGGVTLARDNASDEAWKAVEAAKADIVSGKIEVPAK
- the rplR gene encoding 50S ribosomal protein L18, which translates into the protein MISKPDKNKLRQKRHIRVRGKISGTAETPRLNVFRSNTNIYAQVIDDEAAVTLASASSLKLTGTKTEQAAEVGKLVAEAAKAKGIEAVVFDRGGYLYHGRIQALAEAAREAGLKF
- the rpsH gene encoding 30S ribosomal protein S8, with the translated sequence MVMTDPIADFLTRIRNGNMRRFEVVEAPASKIKREIAEILKAEGYVKDVEYVEDNKQGVIRVFLKYGKNNEKVITNLKRISKPGLRVYVKSDEVPRVLNGLGTAIISTSEGVVTDKAARSKNIGGEVLAYIW
- the rpmD gene encoding 50S ribosomal protein L30 — encoded protein: MAQIKITLVKSPIGRIPAQRKTVVALGLGKLGSSVVKEDNAALRGMANSISHLVTIEEVK
- the rpsE gene encoding 30S ribosomal protein S5 encodes the protein MARNEEVKEFEERVVGINRVTKVVKGGRRLRFAALVVVGDRNGRVGFGTGKAQEVPEAIRKAIEAAKKNIVTVPMVGTTVPHEVLGVFGGGKILIKPAVEGSGVAAGGAVRAVLELAGVADVTSKSLGSNTAINVVRATVEGLQQLKRAEEVAELRGKSVSDLA
- the rplF gene encoding 50S ribosomal protein L6, encoding MSRIGNKVVVLPAGVTVEQNGATVTVKGPKGELTRTFAEAITMEINGSEVTFKRPNDSKEMKTIHGTTRANFNNMVVGVSEGFRKELEMIGVGYRAQLQGSKLVLAVGKSHPDEIEAPAGITFEVPDATHINVSGSDKEVVGQTAAYIRSRRSPEPYKGKGIRYVGEFVRRKEGKTGK
- the rfbD gene encoding dTDP-4-dehydrorhamnose reductase yields the protein MNLIIGKNGLLGRELCLRLEAEKIPYLSTGSQELDITDKAAVDAYFSRYKPQIIYLCAGYTAVEKAEQEERHLAHQVNAVGTENIAQAAEKVGALLLYVSTDYVFSGDLALGKEWEVDAVPQPQTHYGYTKLLGENAVRENTTKHYIIRTSWLFGCYGNNFVSTMKKKAKNKEDQVIMVVNDQFGCPTWTKTLADFMIYLVQHKPEYGIYHLSNAKAETENLSWFEFAKYILRKEKVKLLPLATAELSSKVKRPYNSTLSLKKTEAIGFSVPTWQEALNAMQGLEENGE
- a CDS encoding L-lactate dehydrogenase, whose amino-acid sequence is MQVTNRKVVVVGTGFVGTSIAYSMINQGIVNDLVLIDVNQEKAEGEALDLLDGIAWGQENVNVKSGGYEECKDANVVVITAGINQKPGQTRLELVDTNAKIMKSIVDEVMKSGFDGVFVIASNPVDVLTYCAWKASGLPASRVVGTGTTLDTTRFRKELATKLEIDPRSIHGYIIGEHGDSEVAVWSHTTVGGKPILEFIVQNNRLEVADLQILSDKVKNAAYEIIDRKKATYYGIGMSTARIVKAILNNEQAVLPVSAYLEGQYGEEGIFTGVPSVVNQTGVREIIELNIDAYERKAFKNSVKQLREVIQSLESQE